From Halalkalicoccus sp. CG83, one genomic window encodes:
- a CDS encoding sodium/proline symporter, whose product MVSALALTFGAYLLILIAIGLYFFLTTETERLSDYLLAGRDVGTWPIAVSEVSSVASGWTFFAWVGVGFTIGLGGLWFSLTMVLLVILMYRYVASPFRRRSEELDSLTVVDHLSRAFADERLGPAIRLVSTVAIVLFMTSYIGAQIIAAGQAMDTGLGIDYANAIVLGGLAVGLYTVLGGFNASVWTDFFQGILIFVAVVSLPVLAILEVGGWSQFLVEANAASPDLLSLSAGEAGRGLALFALAYVTFAFGTIGQPHSLMRFQAIRSERLVSAASVIAVTFQTLRLVVPLFIGIAGRVLYEDVGNPENVAMVMLVDLFPAAVAGILLAAIVSAILSTSDSMLIVTSSDVTRFYEAYVDPDASEARLIVLGRVVVASVALLGIALAWLQPGTIFEIIEFAYVGMGVTFGLPLLFLLFWERTTAEAVFAGVTVGLAGSIVNLYVPPFSNYFPILVWPVTVGAILLVGYATFDERRTTTAATAD is encoded by the coding sequence ATGGTCTCCGCGCTCGCACTCACCTTCGGCGCGTACCTGCTGATCCTGATCGCCATCGGGCTGTACTTCTTCCTCACGACCGAGACCGAGCGGCTCTCGGACTACCTGCTCGCCGGACGGGACGTCGGTACGTGGCCGATCGCGGTCTCGGAGGTCTCCTCCGTGGCCAGCGGCTGGACGTTCTTCGCGTGGGTCGGCGTCGGCTTCACGATCGGTCTCGGCGGGCTCTGGTTCTCGTTGACGATGGTGCTGCTGGTGATCCTGATGTACCGCTACGTCGCCTCGCCCTTCCGGCGCCGCTCGGAGGAACTCGACAGTCTCACCGTCGTCGACCACCTCTCGAGGGCGTTCGCCGACGAGCGGCTCGGCCCCGCGATCCGTCTCGTCTCGACCGTCGCGATCGTCCTCTTCATGACCTCCTACATCGGCGCGCAGATCATCGCGGCCGGCCAGGCGATGGACACCGGACTGGGAATCGACTACGCGAACGCCATCGTCCTCGGGGGTCTCGCGGTCGGATTGTACACGGTTCTCGGCGGGTTCAACGCCTCGGTGTGGACCGACTTCTTCCAGGGGATCCTCATCTTCGTCGCCGTCGTCTCCCTGCCCGTACTCGCGATCCTCGAGGTCGGCGGCTGGTCTCAGTTCCTCGTGGAGGCCAACGCCGCGAGCCCCGATCTCCTCTCGCTCTCGGCCGGCGAGGCCGGGCGGGGGCTCGCGCTGTTCGCGCTCGCGTACGTCACGTTCGCGTTCGGGACGATCGGCCAGCCCCACTCGCTGATGCGCTTTCAGGCGATCCGCTCCGAACGCCTCGTCAGTGCCGCCTCGGTGATCGCCGTCACCTTCCAGACGCTGCGGCTGGTCGTCCCGCTGTTCATCGGCATCGCCGGACGGGTGCTCTACGAGGACGTCGGCAACCCCGAGAACGTCGCGATGGTGATGCTCGTCGACCTCTTTCCCGCTGCCGTCGCGGGGATCCTGCTCGCGGCGATCGTCAGCGCGATCCTCTCGACGTCTGACTCGATGCTGATCGTCACCTCCTCGGACGTCACCCGCTTCTACGAGGCGTACGTCGATCCCGACGCGAGCGAGGCCCGCCTGATCGTCCTCGGGCGCGTCGTCGTCGCGAGCGTAGCGCTGTTGGGCATCGCGCTCGCGTGGCTCCAGCCTGGAACGATCTTCGAGATCATCGAGTTCGCGTACGTCGGCATGGGCGTCACCTTCGGGCTGCCGCTGTTGTTCCTGCTGTTCTGGGAACGCACCACCGCCGAGGCGGTGTTCGCTGGCGTGACGGTCGGGCTGGCGGGGTCGATCGTCAACCTCTACGTCCCGCCGTTCTCGAACTACTTCCCGATCCTCGTCTGGCCCGTCACCGTCGGCGCGATCCTGCTCGTCGGCTACGCGACGTTCGACGAACGCCGGACGACGACCGCGGCGACGGCGGACTGA
- a CDS encoding universal stress protein, with product MVKRVLVPVDGSEQARAALEYALEEFAEERVTILHVIDPREFNTYGGIEGWVDLDQLREQRREQAKKIVEKARERAEERGLTVETEVVTGKDARAILDYATEHDVEHIVMGSHGRSGISRVLLGSVAENVVRRSPIPVTVVR from the coding sequence ATGGTCAAACGAGTGTTGGTGCCCGTCGATGGATCGGAGCAGGCGCGAGCCGCCCTGGAGTACGCGCTCGAGGAGTTCGCCGAGGAGAGGGTAACGATACTCCACGTGATCGACCCCCGCGAGTTCAACACGTACGGCGGGATCGAGGGCTGGGTCGACCTCGACCAGCTACGCGAGCAGCGCCGCGAACAGGCGAAGAAGATCGTCGAGAAGGCACGGGAGCGGGCCGAGGAACGCGGCCTCACGGTCGAGACGGAGGTGGTGACCGGCAAGGACGCACGCGCGATCCTCGACTACGCCACCGAGCACGACGTCGAACACATCGTGATGGGGAGCCACGGCCGATCGGGCATCAGCCGGGTGCTGCTCGGGAGCGTCGCGGAGAACGTCGTCCGGCGCTCGCCGATACCGGTGACGGTGGTGCGGTGA